The genomic segment TACAAGGATTTTATCCCCCTGTTTAAAGCTGAAAAATTTAATGCCGATGAATGGGCTGACCTGTTCCAGCGCTCGGGAGCGAAATATGTAATGCCCGTTGCGGAGCATCATGACGGCTTTCAAATGTACAAAAGCGCCATTTCCCGCTTTAATGCCTATGAAATGGGTCCTAAACGGGATTTGCTGAATGAAATGAAAATCGCCTTTGAGCAAAAGAATTTGACCTTCACCGTCTCTTCCCACCGTGCAGAGCATTGGTTCTTCCTGTCGCATGGCAAGGAGTTTGAATCTGATCTCCATGAACCGCTTGAATGCGGCGACTTGTATTGGCCTTCTATGCCGGAGCCGGATCATCACAACTTGTATGAATCCCCTCCGACAGATGAATATTTAGAGGATTGGCTCATTCGCTGCTGCGAGCTGATCGATAATTATGAGCCGAAAATTTTATATTTTGACTGGTGGATTCAGCATGCCTCGTTCAAGCCGTATTTGAAAAAGCTCGCGGCCTATTATTACAATAAATCTGCTCAGCTTGGCTTTGAGGGCATCATTAACTATAAGCATGACGCCTATATGCTCGGCAGCGCCGTTCCCGATGTGGAACGCGGACAATTCGCTGAGCTGAAACCGTATTACTGGCAGACCGATACGGCTGTTGCCCGAAACTCATGGAGCTACACGCCTAACAATGATTATAAATCGCCGCTGGAGCTCATTCAAGATTTGGTCGATATCGTCAGCAAAAACGGCAATCTGCTGCTCAATGTTGGCCCGAAAGCCGATGGCACGATCCCGCAGGAGGATCAGGACATTTTGCTCGCGATTGGAGGATGGCTTGAGACGAACGGCGAGGCCATCTATGATACGAGCTACTGGCGTACTTATGGGGAAGGACCGACGAAGGTTGTAGAGGGACAGTTTACGGACGGTAAAAGCAAAATTTTCACACCGCAGGATATTCGCTTTACAGTGAAGGGAAGCTGTCTGTATGCGACCGTGCTCGTCTATCCAGAGGACGGCGAGGTGAAAATTACGTCTCTGAAGGAGAAATCCCACGATTTCCAAGGCATTATTCAGCAGGTCGAAGTACTCGGCTTCGAGGAGCAGCCTGTATGGGAGCGTACAGCAGAAGCACTTGTTGTGAAGACGAATGATGTGCGCAGTCCTTATCCAGTTGTGTTGAAGATTACAGTGGATTAATCAGATCAAGATATCCATATGTCAAAAAAAAGCAAACCCACCTACAGCCGGATAAAGGCTAGCGGTGGGTTTTGCAGTTGACTCTTTTGCAAATGCTAAGGACGCTGATACTTGATTACACTTCTCTTCTATACGCTAAGTCATTATGCTAATTCATTGTCCCAATGCGTATCCACATAACCTCTGCTAATATTCCACTCCGCGAGCAGCTTTCTCTGCCTTATTTCAAGATCGCGGTAGGGCGCGGCAACTACCTCAATGTCGTTGAGCAATTGATTAAATATAGGCAAGGCGGTTAGGCCATCCTTAAAAATTTTAAAAGCTCCGATATCCGCATCATTCGCTGCCCATACAACTTTTTTGATCATCGACAATACAATCGTCCCTGTACACATAGGGCATGGCTCGCAGGTCGTATACAGCGTCAGTCCATTGTCCGCGATAAATCTTTTATTTTCAAGCTGGAGCATGTGGTTCCCCGCTCGTCTAATCGCGTCCACTTCCGCATGGGCAGTAGTATCACAGCCAGAGAAAACCCTGTTTCTGCCCCTGCTGATAACTGATCCACGTCTGTCTACGATGACGGCTCCAATCGGAAAAGTGCCTTCTTGCCGAGCCAGCTCCGCCTCTTCAAAAGCGAGCAGCAAATGCTTATAATGCTCGTCCATTCCAATTATCCCTCCAAAAATTCACAGCGTAAACAATTCGTCTACTATCTTCCGATCATAATCTAAAATCCAATCATTATACTGCTCATATATCCCCCGTAACACCTCCACTTTTTCAGCGATAATGTCCAGTCCTCTGTCATCATAAAGGTGAAAAATCGTTTTGTTCGTTTCATTAATGATATATATATCCCCATCAATAATAGGCTCAAGACCAAGAGAACGATTTGCAATCGCCTCTAAAAGAGGACTAACGTTCAAATTTTGAAGCTTCATGCGGGCATAGTACCTTACCGTCACAATATCACCCGCATCATTCAGGCCCTTGTATCGATATTCCTGCTCTTGCTTTGATACTTCACTAATAGGAAAGCCGCTAATATAATCATTGAAAGTCTTATACACATCTTTTTCAAAAAGAGTAACCGGGTGCTCGTCCCAGCTATCCATGAACAGCACAAAATAAATAAAATCCTCGTATCGATTAATTGCATTAAATAAAACCAGCGCTCTGCTTTTGACTTTCTCAGCTCTAGCCGCAGCTTCACAAATGTCTCCGCCCATTTCGAATCTAATGCCCACTGGCGCATTATAAAATATCGGGCTTTTTAAAGGCAGGCCTTTAAAATAATGCAGTAATAAATGATCTAAATGTGAATCAAACG from the Paenibacillus sp. BIHB 4019 genome contains:
- a CDS encoding alpha-L-fucosidase, with product MNKQEYLNQIAATIAQGPYRDDWQSLGAFEVPAWYKQAKFGIFIHWGVYAVPAFGSEWYPRNMYIQGSKEYEHHIATYGEHKNFGYKDFIPLFKAEKFNADEWADLFQRSGAKYVMPVAEHHDGFQMYKSAISRFNAYEMGPKRDLLNEMKIAFEQKNLTFTVSSHRAEHWFFLSHGKEFESDLHEPLECGDLYWPSMPEPDHHNLYESPPTDEYLEDWLIRCCELIDNYEPKILYFDWWIQHASFKPYLKKLAAYYYNKSAQLGFEGIINYKHDAYMLGSAVPDVERGQFAELKPYYWQTDTAVARNSWSYTPNNDYKSPLELIQDLVDIVSKNGNLLLNVGPKADGTIPQEDQDILLAIGGWLETNGEAIYDTSYWRTYGEGPTKVVEGQFTDGKSKIFTPQDIRFTVKGSCLYATVLVYPEDGEVKITSLKEKSHDFQGIIQQVEVLGFEEQPVWERTAEALVVKTNDVRSPYPVVLKITVD
- a CDS encoding nucleoside deaminase; the encoded protein is MDEHYKHLLLAFEEAELARQEGTFPIGAVIVDRRGSVISRGRNRVFSGCDTTAHAEVDAIRRAGNHMLQLENKRFIADNGLTLYTTCEPCPMCTGTIVLSMIKKVVWAANDADIGAFKIFKDGLTALPIFNQLLNDIEVVAAPYRDLEIRQRKLLAEWNISRGYVDTHWDNELA
- a CDS encoding DUF3885 domain-containing protein, which encodes MAFDSHLDHLLLHYFKGLPLKSPIFYNAPVGIRFEMGGDICEAAARAEKVKSRALVLFNAINRYEDFIYFVLFMDSWDEHPVTLFEKDVYKTFNDYISGFPISEVSKQEQEYRYKGLNDAGDIVTVRYYARMKLQNLNVSPLLEAIANRSLGLEPIIDGDIYIINETNKTIFHLYDDRGLDIIAEKVEVLRGIYEQYNDWILDYDRKIVDELFTL